Proteins from one Microbacterium sufflavum genomic window:
- the nrdI gene encoding class Ib ribonucleoside-diphosphate reductase assembly flavoprotein NrdI translates to MSAVATAAPLLVYFSSVSGNTARFIEKLGFPARRIPLHRTDEDLVVDEPFVLVTPTYGGGAGRGVEKGAVPKQVIRFLNDERNRRHIRGVISAGNTNFGDAFCLAGDIISRKCHVPHLYRLEIFGTQDDVDRVSDGLERRWELQ, encoded by the coding sequence GCGCCGCTCCTGGTCTACTTCTCGAGCGTGTCGGGTAACACCGCGCGCTTCATCGAGAAACTCGGGTTCCCCGCCCGACGCATCCCCCTTCACCGCACGGACGAAGACCTCGTCGTCGACGAGCCCTTCGTGCTGGTCACCCCCACCTACGGTGGGGGTGCGGGGCGCGGCGTCGAGAAGGGCGCGGTGCCCAAACAGGTGATCCGGTTCCTCAACGACGAGCGCAATCGGCGCCACATCCGCGGAGTGATCTCCGCGGGCAACACCAACTTCGGCGACGCGTTCTGCCTCGCCGGCGACATCATCAGCCGCAAGTGCCACGTGCCTCACTTGTATCGGCTCGAGATCTTCGGCACACAGGACGACGTGGATCGCGTGAGCGACGGATTGGAACGACGGTGGGAACTTCAGTGA